One Micromonospora sp. WMMD1120 genomic region harbors:
- a CDS encoding PIN domain-containing protein — MEHEDRIALFLDYENLALGARDHRGGADFDFRPIADALAERGRVVVRRAYADWSYFDEDRRMLTRSHVELIEIPQRMGASRKNAADIKMAVDAIELAFERDYISTFVICSGDSDFTPLVHKLRELNKRVIGVGVEGSTSALLPPACDEFLYYDRLEGVDIPPARAQRRPARPTGPDQRPAEPEADRLPEHEEPGRDVDSIAVQVAQTVAGLQGSANGEVTASRLKRTLLRKDPTFSESDYGFRTFGELLRHLAERSVIELAEGPAKGDPEVSLPEHGDREMAFGLLRGVVADLGSGGNPVALSGLKNQVRRARPDFSEKKLGYRSFLQFCKAAATAGVLDLRWSPEADDYLLTTSG; from the coding sequence GTGGAGCACGAAGATCGGATCGCCCTGTTCCTCGACTACGAGAACCTCGCGCTGGGGGCGCGGGATCATCGCGGCGGCGCGGACTTCGACTTCCGGCCCATCGCCGACGCGCTCGCCGAGCGGGGGCGGGTGGTGGTGCGCCGGGCGTACGCCGACTGGTCCTACTTCGACGAGGACCGCCGGATGCTCACCCGCTCGCACGTCGAGCTGATCGAGATACCGCAGCGGATGGGCGCCTCCCGCAAGAACGCGGCGGACATCAAGATGGCGGTCGACGCCATCGAGCTGGCGTTCGAGCGCGACTACATCTCGACCTTCGTCATCTGTAGCGGCGACAGCGACTTCACGCCGCTGGTGCACAAGCTGCGTGAGCTGAACAAGCGGGTGATCGGGGTCGGCGTCGAGGGGTCCACGTCGGCGCTGCTCCCGCCGGCCTGCGACGAGTTCCTCTACTACGACCGGTTGGAGGGTGTGGACATCCCGCCGGCCCGCGCGCAGCGCCGTCCGGCGCGTCCGACCGGACCGGACCAGCGCCCGGCGGAGCCGGAGGCGGACCGCCTGCCCGAGCACGAGGAGCCCGGCCGGGACGTGGACAGCATCGCCGTCCAGGTCGCCCAGACCGTCGCCGGTCTGCAGGGCAGCGCCAACGGCGAGGTCACCGCCTCCCGGCTCAAGCGCACCCTGCTGCGGAAGGACCCGACGTTCAGTGAGTCCGACTACGGTTTCCGCACCTTCGGCGAACTGCTGCGCCACCTCGCCGAGCGCAGTGTGATCGAGCTGGCCGAGGGGCCGGCGAAGGGCGACCCCGAGGTCTCGTTGCCCGAGCACGGCGACCGGGAGATGGCGTTCGGTCTGCTCCGGGGCGTGGTGGCCGACCTGGGCAGCGGCGGCAACCCGGTGGCGTTGTCCGGTCTGAAGAACCAGGTGCGCCGGGCCCGCCCGGACTTCAGCGAGAAGAAGCTCGGTTACCGCAGCTT